From a single Pelmatolapia mariae isolate MD_Pm_ZW linkage group LG20, Pm_UMD_F_2, whole genome shotgun sequence genomic region:
- the slc26a6l2 gene encoding solute carrier family 26 member 6, whose protein sequence is MEEKDLQSVEYFVKREVLDELCLDEVAQKGTWSTKPTLGDQVKESLRCSVPRLKHILLTWVPVLSWLPRYSIRENALGDLISGCSVGIMHLPQGMAYALLASLRPVYGLYTSLFPVLVYFIFGTSRHISIGTFAVISIMVGSVTERLAPDSNFIVNGTNGTETVDIDKRDAYRVQVACSLTVLTGIFQILLGVVRFGFVVTYLSEPLIRGYTTGSACHVCVSQLKYLFGITPSRFTGPLSLIYTVLDICGLLPQTQVPELVVSLVALAVLIVVKEINDCYRQKLPLPIPIELVVVIAATIITHFCELPSKYNIDVVGEIPSGLKAPRAPDTTFFSGIIGDAFAVAIVGFAINISLGKTFGLKYGYKVDSNQELVALGLSNTIGGFFHCYSVTSSLSRSLVQESTGGKTQVAGVISSIIVLITVLKIGPLFEDLPKAVLSTIVFVNLKGMFKQFMDLPLLWKTNKVDLLVWLVTFISTIVLNLDMGLAVAVAFSMLTIIFRTQLPRYSILGNLPGTELYLDTDTYKEAKEIPGIKIFRSSATIYYTNAEMFLEVLQEKSGIEIGKLLSAKKKRDAKQKRKQEKEKKKAKKEAKKQSLSCTFSLKESQMNIENVSERTRERNGNSVAFSMTETATDGLHKGQVNLAYEPDITMSDSDSDTGYDHITEFSRHGDEEKKRACESGTHSIILDISTTSFVDTVTVKTLKNIFRDFGEVNLDIYLAGCQACVVEQLEAADFFSASIPKSRLFITVHDAVLYILKKRGKADFVLEVFRNTQM, encoded by the exons ATGGAGGAGAAGGACTTGCAATCTGTGGAGTATTTTGTGAAGAGGGAGGTTCTGGATGAGTTATGCCTGGATGAAGTGGCTCAAAAAGGGACCTGGTCCACTAAACCGACACTGGGTGATCAGGTGAAAGAGTCCCTGag ATGTTCGGTGCCCAGGCTGAAACATATACTTCTAACCTGGGTCCCTGTTCTCAGCTGGTTGCCTCGTTACTCCATCAGAGAAAATGCCTTAGGAGACCTGATTTCTGGCTGCAGTGTCGGCATCATGCATCTGCCGCAGG GTATGGCATATGCTCTTCTGGCTTCCCTGCGACCAGTGTATGGCCTTTACACCTCCCTCTTCCCAGTGCTGGTCTACTTCATCTTTGGTACATCGAGACACATTTCTATAG GCACATTTGCTGTGATCAGCATCATGGTCGGGAGTGTGACAGAAAGGCTGGCACCTGACAGTAACTTTATTGTGAATGGCACTAATGGGACGGAAACTGTGGACATCGATAAACGCGATGCTTACAGAGTACAGGTGGCATGTTCCCTCACAGTCTTGACAGGAATCTTTCAG ATTCTGTTGGGTGTGGTGAGGTTTGGCTTCGTGGTCACCTATCTCTCTGAGCCCCTCATTCGTGGCTACACCACAGGATCAGCATGCCACGTGTGTGTCTCCCAGCTCAAGTACCTGTTTGGAATCACACCGTCTCGCTTCACTGGCCCCCTCTCCCTCATTTAT ACTGTGTTGGACATTTGCGGCCTGCTGCCGCAGACTCAGGTGCCAGAGCTGGTGGTCAGCCTGGTGGCACTCGCTGTTCTCATTGTGGTCAAAGAAATCAATGACTGCTACCGACAGAAGCTGCCGTTGCCTATTCCAATAGAGCTCGTAGTT GTCATAGCAGCAACAATCATTACACACTTCTGTGAACTTCCTAGTAAATACAACATTGACGTGGTTGGAGAAATTCCCAGTGG GCTCAAGGCCCCTCGTGCTCCAGATACCACTTTCTTCTCAGGCATTATAGGAGATGCTTTTGCTGTGGCCATTGTGGGCTTTGCCATCAACATTTCTCTGGGCAAAACATTTGGCCTCAAATATGGCTACAAGGTGGACAGCAACCAG GAGCTCGTCGCGTTGGGTCTCAGTAACACTATTGGTGGATTTTTTCATTGTTACTCTGTAACTTCCTCGTTGTCACGGAGTCTTGTCCAGGAGAGCACAGGGGGCAAGACACAA gTTGCGGGGGTGATTTCCTCCATCATTGTGCTGATCACAGTTTTGAAAATAGGTCCTCTCTTTGAAGATCTCCCCAAG GCTGTCTTATCCACAATCGTGTTTGTGAACTTGAAAGGAATGTTTAAGCAGTTTATGGATCTCCCTTTGCTGTGGAAGACCAACAAGGTTGACTTG CTGGTGTGGCTCGTAACATTCATAAGCACCATCGTGCTCAACTTGGACATGGGCCTGGCTGTCGCCGTTGCGTTTTCCATGCTTACTATCATCTTCAGAACACAACT ACCACGCTACTCAATCTTGGGCAACTTACCAGGCACTGAACTTTATCTGGACACAGACACCTACAAGGAG GCAAAAGAGATTCCTGGAATTAAAATCTTCCGTTCATCTGCAACTATCTACTACACAAATGCCGAGATGTTCTTGGAGGTCCTGCAGGAGAAG AGTGGAATCGAGATTGGGAAGCTGCTATCAGCAAAGAAGAAACGAGATGCAAAGCAGAAGCGTaaacaagagaaagagaaaaagaaagccaAGAAGGAGGCAAAAAAACAA TCACTAAGTTGCACATTTTCTTTAAAGGAGTCCCAGATGAACATAGAAAATGTCTCTGAAAGAACAAGAGAGAGAAACGGGAATAGTGTGGCCTTTAGCATGACAGAAACAGCTACAGATGGCCTTCATAAAGGCCAAGTGAACTTGGCTTACGAACCTGACATAACCATGTCAGATTCAGACTCAGACACAGGTTATGACCACATCACAGAGTTTTCTCGGCACGGCGATGAAGAGAAAAAACGGGCCTGCGAATCGGGCACGCACAGCATCATCTTGGACATTTCCACAACCAGCTTTGTGGACACGGTCACTGTGAAGACACTgaaaaat ATTTTCAGGGACTTTGGAGAAGTTAATTTGGACATCTACTTAGCAGGCTGCCAAG CTTGTGTCGTGGAACAGCTGGAAGCAGCGGATTTCTTCTCAGCGTCCATCCCAAAGAGCCGGCTGTTTATCACCGTCCACGATGCAGTGCTTTATATTCTCAAGAAACGGGGGAAGGCGGATTTTGTGCTT GAAGTGTTCCGCAACACCCAGATGTGA
- the si:ch211-117c9.5 gene encoding sodium- and chloride-dependent creatine transporter 1, with amino-acid sequence MSPELEENSQGEISVPQLDAGVLSEEEGSASARPLVPVPGVGSGCDDGGGGGPTQTQDDAAAGNGSVTVPAAERETWTRQMDFIMSCVGFAVGLGNVWRFPYLCYKNGGGVFLIPYLLIVFIGGIPVFFLEIALGQFMKQGGVSAWNIAPLFKGLGLASMVIVFFCNTYYIMILVWGLYFLFHSFTNPLPWATCGHPWNTPNCTQDFRRTCHNRSTAQPALPSSATTNSSLLSSASPLNLSSAQLLLNGSCMDAEGLRSPVIEFWERKVLRLSGGLHEPGDISYEMVLCLIATWIIVYFCMWKGVKSTGKVVYFTALFPYLVLVVLLAHGVTLPGALDGIVYYLKPDWSKLGEAQVWIDAGTQIFFSYAIGLGALTALGSYNRFHNNCYQDAFVLALINSGTSFFAGFVVFSVLGFMATEQGVDISKVAESGPGLAFIAYPKAVTLMPLAPLWAALFFFMLLILGLDSQFVGVEGLITGIMDMLPPKSALGSLRREVVAAICCIICFLIDMSMVTEGGMYVFQLFDYYSASGITLLWQAFWECVVVAWVYGADRFMDDVARMIGYQPLPYMKWCWSYITPFVCVGVFLFHVVNYKPLTYNTVYTYPIWGEALGWALALSSMLCIPVTVLYKLLRCKGSLRERWQHLTTPVWGRHHLEYLAPESEAKLLPPAGTKGTLLFESVI; translated from the exons ATGTCACCTGAGTTGGAAGAGAACAGCCAAG GTGAAATCAGTGTTCCCCAGCTGGACGCAGGGGTACTGTCTGAGGAGGAGGGCAGCGCATCAGCTCGCCCTCTGGTGCCTGTGCCTGGGGTGGGCTCAGGGTGCGATGACGGCGGAGGGGGTGGCCCAACGCAGACCCAGGACGATGCTGCGGCTGGAAATGGGTCTGTAACAGTACCAGCAGCGGAGAGAGAAACCTGGACCAGACAAATGGACTTCATCATGTCCTGTGTGGGTTTTGCTGTTGGCTTGGGCAACGTGTGGCGGTTCCCTTACCTGTGCTACAAAAATGGAGGAG GGGTTTTCCTGATCCCTTACTTGTTGATTGTGTTCATCGGGGGCATCCCAGTTTTCTTCCTGGAGATTGCCCTGGGACAGTTCATGAAGCAGGGAGGGGTCTCTGCCTGGAACATCGCACCCCTCTTTAAAG GTCTGGGCTTGGCTTCAATGGTGATCGTGTTCTTCTGTAACACCTACTATATCATGATCCTGGTGTGGGGCCTCTACTTTCTCTTTCACTCTTTCACTAACCCACTGCCCTGGGCCACCTGCGGACACCCCTGGAACACCCCCAACTGCACACAGGACTTTCGACGCACCTGCCACAACCGCAGTACTGCCCAGCCTGCTCTACCATCGTCTGCCACCACCAACTCCAGCCTCCTGTCCTCCGCATCCCCGCTGAACCTCTCCTCAGCCCAGCTCCTCCTCAATGGCAGCTGCATGGATGCTGAGGGCCTGCGTTCTCCTGTCATTGAATTTTGGGA ACGTAAAGTGCTTCGTCTGTCTGGAGGGCTGCACGAGCCCGGTGATATAAGCTATGAGATGGTGCTGTGTCTTATAGCCACCTGGATCATTGTTTACTTCTGTATGTGGAAAGGAGTTAAATCTACTGGCAAG GTTGTGTACTTCACAGCTCTCTTCCCTTACCTGGTTCTGGTTGTTCTTCTTGCCCATGGGGTCACTCTGCCTGGAGCGTTGGATGGCATTGTTTATTACCTGAAACCAGACTGGTCCAAACTGGGAGAAGCACAG GTGTGGATAGATGCCGGCACTCAGATTTTTTTCTCCTATGCCATCGGACTAGGTGCCCTGACTGCGCTGGGTAGCTACAATCGCTTCCATAACAACTGTTACCA GGATGCATTTGTGCTCGCTCTCATCAACAGTGGAACCAGTTTCTTTGCCGGCTTTGTGGTATTCTCTGTGCTGGGTTTCATGGCTACAGAACAAGGAGTGGACATCAGTAAAGTAGCCGAGAGTG GTCCAGGCCTGGCCTTTATAGCCTATCCCAAGGCTGTGACTCTGATGCCTCTGGCACCGCTCTGGGCAGCACTTTTCTTCTTCATGTTACTCATACTGGGGCTGGACAGTCAG TTTGTCGGGGTTGAGGGTTTGATAACGGGAATCATGGACATGCTGCCCCCAAAATCTGCTCTGGGCTCGCTTCGGCGAGAGGTAGTAGCTGCCATCTGCTGCATCATCTGCTTCCTCATTGACATGTCCATGGTTACTGAG GGAGGGATGTATGTCTTCCAGCTGTTTGACTACTACTCTGCCAGTGGCATCACGTTGTTGTGGCAGGCCTTCTGGGAGTGTGTGGTGGTTGCATGGGTGTATG GCGCAGACCGTTTCATGGACGATGTGGCTCGTATGATCGGCTATCAGCCCCTACCCTATATGAAGTGGTGTTGGTCCTACATCACACCTTTTGTCTGTGTG GGAGTGTTCCTGTTCCACGTGGTTAACTACAAGCCCCTGACCTACAACACAGTGTACACATACCCCATCTGGGGTGAAGCACTTGGCTGGGCGCTGGCCCTATCCTCTATGCTCTGTATCCCTGTCACTGTTCTCTACAAACTACTGCGCTGCAAAGGATCTTTGCGGGAG CGCTGGCAGCACCTAACCACACCAGTTTGGGGCAGACATCACCTGGAGTACCTGGCCCCTGAGAGTGAGGCCAAACTGCTGCCCCCTGCAGGAACCAAGGGGACGCTGCTCTTTGAGAGTGTCATCTGA
- the LOC134618766 gene encoding transmembrane prolyl 4-hydroxylase-like → MEAAQEYLKEQNEFDDNDEPSSLPYNSPFRSTRLHIQRSNVCSRAYFVVVMVFFHVYILNVIALLLYVHYNNGPGDLVSGDGGSSAAGDNGKSLPHPAPSSRELHVEDYSQSFSLPRIEGIRVGHVQRVSLVPDKTHEMKTLSLKPLLFEIPGFLSEEECRVVVQLAQLKGLMDSQATASSQEQEESNQPLLSLSTEEVFSLLDLNQDGLLQKQEIVSHSHSQDGTWLSPDNLRQILTGLESCPTGMLTLGDFRHVYDVSQHPGQEKSGKLHSQFKQRSKHTWLFQGPGSHHVLRTLRNRVTSLTRLPSALVELSEPLQVIRYEHGDFSNSHYDSSPSNSETTCAHTRLAGNTSALTEVPCRYLTVLFYLTSVEEGGESTFPVADNRTYEEQALVQDGVDLTDTQETCSRGNLRIKPTAGTVLLWYNHLSDGRGWMGELDEYSLHGDCPVRRGVKWVANSWINVDPDYQQQARYQRVVAQRHQAKSGMDYQSLSHSDLHQDL, encoded by the exons atgGAAGCCGCTCAGGAATATCTAAAAGAGCAGAACGAATTTGACGACAATGACGAACCTtcatctttaccttacaattcCCCGTTTCGCTCCACTCGTCTACACATCCAGAGGAGTAATGTCTGCTCTCGGGCTTATTTCGTCGTGGTCATGGTCTTCTTTCATGTTTACATCCTAAATGTTATCGCCCTGCTGCTCTACGTGCACTACAACAACGGGCCAGGGGATCTTGTGAGTGGAGACGGAGGGTCCTCAGCTGCTGGCGATAATGGGAAGAGTCTACCCCAtcctgccccgtcctccagagAGCTGCATGTGGAGGACTACAGTCAAAGCTTCAGTCTCCCTCGCATTGAGGGAATACGG GTTGGACATGTTCAGAGGGTGTCTCTTGTCCCAGACAAAACACATGAAATGAAGACGCTTAGTCTGAAACCATTGCTGTTTG AGATCCCTGGCTTCCTGTCTGAGGAGGAGTGCCGTGTGGTGGTGCAGCTGGCTCAGCTCAAGGGCTTAATGGACAGCCAGGCAACAGCATCCAGCCAGGAACAAGAGGAGTCAAACCAGCCACTGCTTTCACTCAGCACAGAAGAGGTCTTCAGTCTATTGGACTTGAACCAAGATGGGCTGCTTCAGAAGCAGGAG ATTGTGAGTCATTCACATTCTCAAGATGGAACTTGGTTGAGTCCTGACAATCTACGGCAGATACTGACCGGTCTGGAATCCTGCCCAACAG GGATGCTGACATTGGGGGATTTTAGGCATGTTTATGATGTATCCCAGCATCCAGGACAAGAGAAAAGTGGGAAGCTTCATAGTCAGTTCAAACAAAGGAGCAAGCATACCTGGCTTTTCCAAGGCCCAGGATCTCACCATGTGCTGCGCACACTCAGGAACAG AGTAACCAGTCTGACACGTCTGCCCTCTGCATTAGTTGAATTGAGCGAACCACTGCAGGTCATTCGCTATGAACATGGAGACTTTAGTAATTCACACTATGACAGCAGCCCTTCCAACTCAGAGACAACTTGTGCGCATACACGATTGGCAGGAAACACATCTGCTCTCACCGAGGTCCCTTGCCG GTATCTTACAGTTTTATTCTACCTCACCTCTGTAGAAGAAGGTGGTGAATCCACCTTTCCTGTGGCAGACAATCGCACCTATGAGGAGCAG GCACTTGTCCAGGATGGAGTTGATTTAACAGACACCCAGGAGACATGTAGTAGAGGGAATCTGAGAATTAAACCTACTGCTGGGACAGTTCTCCTGTGGTACAACCATCTCTCTGATGGTAGAG GTTGGATGGGTGAGTTAGATGAGTATTCCCTTCACGGCGACTGTCCAGTCAGACGTGGAGTGAAGTGGGTGGCCAACAGCTGGATAAATGTGGACCCAGATTACCAGCAACAAGCCCGCTACCAGAGAGTAGTTGCTCAAAGGCATCAAGCTAAATCAGGCATGGATTATCAGTCTCTCTCACACAGCGACCTCCACCAGGATCTATAG
- the LOC134618767 gene encoding secreted frizzled-related protein 2 isoform X2 gives MSSHSSSLLFILLLAGPISLLAVSPGRVSTGMEERVRTEGKVGSGVKNKGHRASIVDNSETGFGDTSVSKPRVFPGGDSEVLGEPGISNFKSTLSISEDELWEPSSSSRCVSIPLGMALCQNIGYNTMRMPNLLGHETPAEAVQQSASWLPLLARECHPDARIFLCSLFAPICLDRSLCESVQDSCAPIMSCYGYPWPEILRCDQYPADHLMCISSITNTTADTAGRRAPQASCRDCELEEASSSNDLLETFCRSDFVVKLRLTRLKYSPVSLSLFSLAGKLDVLKQGPLLGGQLRSRIELWLERDATCVRNMTRQHPRGGTFLVTGTVHGERLVVNKAFAWQKQDKNLMAAARKWKQYRCRN, from the exons ATGTCCTCCCATTCATCCTCCCTGCTATTCATCCTTCTGCTTGCTGGGCCTATTAGTCTGTTAGCGGTGAGTCCCGGGAGAGTAAGTACAGGGATGGAGGAACGAGTGAGGACAGAGGGTAAGGTTGGATCTGGGGTAAAGAACAAGGGACACAGGGCAAGTATTGTGGACAACAGTGAAACTGGATTTGGAGATACCAGTGTTTCTAAACCAAGAGTTTTTCCAGGAGGGGATAGCGAAGTTCTAGGAGAGCCTGGTATTAGTAACTTCAAGTCCACACTTTCTATCAGCGAAGACGAACTATGGGAACCCAGCAGCTCCTCTCGCTGTGTCTCTATCCCATTAGGCATGGCCCTGTGCCAAAACATTGGCTATAACACCATGAGGATGCCCAACCTGCTGGGCCACGAGACTCCTGCTGAGGCTGTACAGCAGAGCGCCAGCTGGTTGCCACTCCTTGCCAGAGAGTGCCACCCTGATGCCCGCATcttcctctgctctctctttgcTCCCATCTGCCTTGACAG GAGCTTGTGTGAATCCGTACAGGACAGCTGCGCACCGATCATGAGTTGCTATGGCTACCCATGGCCCGAAATTCTGCGGTGCGACCAGTATCCCGCAGACCATCTCATGTGTATCTCGTCCATCACTAACACCACCGCTGACACAGCAGGGCGTAGAG CGCCACAGGCGAGCTGTCGGGACTGTGAGCTGGAAGAGGCCTCCTCATCAAATGATTTACTTGAGACTTTTTGTAGGAGTGATTTTG TCGTGAAACTACGACTGACAAGGCTCAAATACAGCCCAGTCAGTCTATCTCTGTTCTCACTGGCTGGTAAACTGGACGTCCTGAAGCAGGGACCCTTGTTAGGTGGTCAGCTGCGCTCGCGCATCGAGCTGTGGCTGGAGAGAGATGCCACCTGCGTGAGGAACATGACACGCCAACACCCACGAGGCGGCACCTTTCTTGTGACAGGAACAGTGCACGGGGAGCGCCTGGTGGTCAACAAAGCTTTCGCCTGGCAGAAACAAGACAAGAACCTGATGGCAGCTGCACGCAAGTGGAAACAATACCGATGCAGAAACTAG
- the LOC134618767 gene encoding secreted frizzled-related protein 5 isoform X1 has product MSSHSSSLLFILLLAGPISLLAVSPGRVSTGMEERVRTEGKVGSGVKNKGHRASIVDNSETGFGDTSVSKPRVFPGGDSEVLGEPGISNFKSTLSISEDELWEPSSSSRCVSIPLGMALCQNIGYNTMRMPNLLGHETPAEAVQQSASWLPLLARECHPDARIFLCSLFAPICLDRFISPCRSLCESVQDSCAPIMSCYGYPWPEILRCDQYPADHLMCISSITNTTADTAGRRAPQASCRDCELEEASSSNDLLETFCRSDFVVKLRLTRLKYSPVSLSLFSLAGKLDVLKQGPLLGGQLRSRIELWLERDATCVRNMTRQHPRGGTFLVTGTVHGERLVVNKAFAWQKQDKNLMAAARKWKQYRCRN; this is encoded by the exons ATGTCCTCCCATTCATCCTCCCTGCTATTCATCCTTCTGCTTGCTGGGCCTATTAGTCTGTTAGCGGTGAGTCCCGGGAGAGTAAGTACAGGGATGGAGGAACGAGTGAGGACAGAGGGTAAGGTTGGATCTGGGGTAAAGAACAAGGGACACAGGGCAAGTATTGTGGACAACAGTGAAACTGGATTTGGAGATACCAGTGTTTCTAAACCAAGAGTTTTTCCAGGAGGGGATAGCGAAGTTCTAGGAGAGCCTGGTATTAGTAACTTCAAGTCCACACTTTCTATCAGCGAAGACGAACTATGGGAACCCAGCAGCTCCTCTCGCTGTGTCTCTATCCCATTAGGCATGGCCCTGTGCCAAAACATTGGCTATAACACCATGAGGATGCCCAACCTGCTGGGCCACGAGACTCCTGCTGAGGCTGTACAGCAGAGCGCCAGCTGGTTGCCACTCCTTGCCAGAGAGTGCCACCCTGATGCCCGCATcttcctctgctctctctttgcTCCCATCTGCCTTGACAG ATTTATCTCACCCTGCAGGAGCTTGTGTGAATCCGTACAGGACAGCTGCGCACCGATCATGAGTTGCTATGGCTACCCATGGCCCGAAATTCTGCGGTGCGACCAGTATCCCGCAGACCATCTCATGTGTATCTCGTCCATCACTAACACCACCGCTGACACAGCAGGGCGTAGAG CGCCACAGGCGAGCTGTCGGGACTGTGAGCTGGAAGAGGCCTCCTCATCAAATGATTTACTTGAGACTTTTTGTAGGAGTGATTTTG TCGTGAAACTACGACTGACAAGGCTCAAATACAGCCCAGTCAGTCTATCTCTGTTCTCACTGGCTGGTAAACTGGACGTCCTGAAGCAGGGACCCTTGTTAGGTGGTCAGCTGCGCTCGCGCATCGAGCTGTGGCTGGAGAGAGATGCCACCTGCGTGAGGAACATGACACGCCAACACCCACGAGGCGGCACCTTTCTTGTGACAGGAACAGTGCACGGGGAGCGCCTGGTGGTCAACAAAGCTTTCGCCTGGCAGAAACAAGACAAGAACCTGATGGCAGCTGCACGCAAGTGGAAACAATACCGATGCAGAAACTAG